Genomic segment of Verrucomicrobiota bacterium:
TCAATCCATCGCTGAGCCTCCCTCCCGCCAGGCAGGCGATGCCCCCGCAGAGGAGGGGCAATCCGCTCATCCATTGAGATCCGGCGTAGTCCACTTGAAACTGATCTTTGAGATATTTGGGAAGAAAAGTGATGTAGAAGTAGAAGCAAAAACTCACGCAGAATGAGGCGAGGCAAAGGGCCAGGACATTGATGGAAAGCAAGGCGCGCCAAGGCATGCGAGCCGGGGAGGCATCGTCGTAGATCGTGCCGGATCCTGCGGCGTCGGAGGCGATCCACCGGCGTTCTTCCTCGTTCACCGCGGGTTGATCTTCGGGGCGATCCCGATACCACCACCAGAACCAGGCTGACCAGATTACTCCGACGGCTCCGAGTAGCCAAAAGGCGTTTTGCCATCCCTTTCCCCAAGCCATCAAGACTCCGATCACAGCCGGAGCGATGGCCCCGCCCAGTCGGCTCGAAAACCAAATGAAACTTTGTGCGGTCGCCCTTTCGCGGTAGGGAAACCACCTGCCCAGGGCGCGCGCGATGTTGGGGTAAGCTCCCGCTTCGCCCGCGCCGAAAAGAAACCGGATCACGACCAGGCACATCAGCAGATGTTCCGGGCCCGGCTCCCTGGTGAGCGCGCGGGCCAAGGTTTCCACCCCTCCCGTCAGCCCGGTGAAAATCGACCATCCGATGACGATGCGGACGATGACCGAGCGCGGTCCCCACTTATCTCCCAGCCAGCCCGCGGGCACTTCGAACAACAAATACCCCGCGACGAACGCGGAGAAGACCCAGCTCATTCTTTCGGTCGCCAAGTCCTGGCTCATCTTCGACCGGGCCGAGGGATCGGATTCCACACCCCGGGCTCGCAGGATGGCTTCTTCCTTGGGACCCAATTCGCCGAATCGCAGATCGCGGCTCAGGTCTCCCTGCACGCGCATGATGCAGATGCGATCGAGGTAAGTTAGAAAAGCGAGGGAACACAGGGCGGCCAGGATCAGGAACCGATACCGTGTCGCGCCCTTCTGTCCCGGTTTGTGCATCGGGAATCGGCTTCAACCCACCGAAGTCTGGTTCCAGGGCATCGGCATGGTGGGGGGGCGACGGTGCCGGTCGACGCGAGGATCTTTCGGACGCGGTTGGAACCAGGCTACAAACCGCCCCAGTTGTTTGACCGCTTCCTCGTAAGCAACCCGGCCTTTCTCCGCCGTCGCCAGCCTGGCTTCTCCCAAGACTCCTGATTGCGAATAGCTGCTGGTCCACGAGATCAAAGTGGCCGGGCCGGCGGCAAACAAGTCCACCCAGTTGAAGGGGCTCTGCTCTTCATTGAACGAGATGGCGCCATTATCGATCAGGTCTTTACGCACATCGTCGCCTGACAGGTGGAGATACAGCGACGTTTCCAATTCGCAGGCATGCGCGCAGCCGCCGGGGAATTTGCTCTCCCGCCAAGCGGGCAGGAAATTTGGATCCACCGTGAGCAGGTTCCACCAGGCGGCCAAAATGCATTCCGCGTCCGTTTCCAAATTCGTCCGTCGCGCCACGAGATCCAGGTTGGGCATGTTCGAACCGTGGCCGTTGAGCAGCAGAATCTTTTTGAAACCGTGGTAGGCCAGCGACTTGGTGATATCGAGCACGTGGTGGATGAAATGCTCGAAGTGTTGGTTGATGGTTCCCGGGAAGTCCATGACGTGCCCGGTGTAACCGTAACTCACGGTAGGCAACACCAAGATCTTGTCCGGCCACTGACGCCCAGCTCCTTGCGCGATGCCCGTGGGGCAGACCATGTCCACGTCCAGCGGCAGGTGCGGGCCGTGTTGTTCCACGGCGCCGCAGGGAATGATGCAAACCTTGCCGAGTTCGACCGCGTCGTTGATCTCCGGCCAAGTCAACTTTTCGTAACGATGTTCGAAGCGTGCGCGGCTCATGGAATGGGCGAGGGCAGGGGTTTGATCTTGATATTCTTGAACCAGCAAGGGGCCCCATGGTCCTGCAGGCCGATGAAACCGCTCCCCGAATGATCACGATAGGCGACATCGAACTTGTGAGGGCTTCCGTCCGGACGACGATGCGCCGTTTTGAATTGCGCCAGGTCGGCCTGGGTGACGCGTTCCCCGTTGAGGTTGACCGAGATGGACGATCCGGCGGCGGTGATTTCGACGTGATTCCATTCGCCCGAGGGTTTCATCGCGTTGCGGGCGGGTTTGACCAAATCGTAGAGTGCTCCCGTATCGTGAAATCCCGCGCCGGGCGTGTCATCGAGTGCGATCTCAATGCCATTGAATCCGATGTCCTTGCCTGGACGGGGCGTGAGGGAGGAAGTGCGGATGAAGATTCCGCTGTTGCAGCCCTGGCTCAGTTTGAAGTCCAGGGAGAGGGTGAAGTTCGACCATGCTTGAGTATGCACGAGCATGTAATGCCCGGCGCGGTGGGGATTCAAAGAGCCTTCTTGGACGGGTGTTCTTGGCGCT
This window contains:
- a CDS encoding MFS transporter, translated to MHKPGQKGATRYRFLILAALCSLAFLTYLDRICIMRVQGDLSRDLRFGELGPKEEAILRARGVESDPSARSKMSQDLATERMSWVFSAFVAGYLLFEVPAGWLGDKWGPRSVIVRIVIGWSIFTGLTGGVETLARALTREPGPEHLLMCLVVIRFLFGAGEAGAYPNIARALGRWFPYRERATAQSFIWFSSRLGGAIAPAVIGVLMAWGKGWQNAFWLLGAVGVIWSAWFWWWYRDRPEDQPAVNEEERRWIASDAAGSGTIYDDASPARMPWRALLSINVLALCLASFCVSFCFYFYITFLPKYLKDQFQVDYAGSQWMSGLPLLCGGIACLAGGRLSDGLIRRLGSRRWGRSLMPMLGWFLAGLLAWTVPWLDSPMLVVAALALGFACQDLGVPSMWSVPADLGGKFAGTLGGWMNSAGALGGMLSPLVAAKISIQWGWNSAFVLFGCVYLVGAVAWLRVDASKPITSKEP
- a CDS encoding creatininase family protein, whose translation is MSRARFEHRYEKLTWPEINDAVELGKVCIIPCGAVEQHGPHLPLDVDMVCPTGIAQGAGRQWPDKILVLPTVSYGYTGHVMDFPGTINQHFEHFIHHVLDITKSLAYHGFKKILLLNGHGSNMPNLDLVARRTNLETDAECILAAWWNLLTVDPNFLPAWRESKFPGGCAHACELETSLYLHLSGDDVRKDLIDNGAISFNEEQSPFNWVDLFAAGPATLISWTSSYSQSGVLGEARLATAEKGRVAYEEAVKQLGRFVAWFQPRPKDPRVDRHRRPPTMPMPWNQTSVG